The following proteins come from a genomic window of Megalops cyprinoides isolate fMegCyp1 chromosome 6, fMegCyp1.pri, whole genome shotgun sequence:
- the hrh1 gene encoding histamine H1 receptor: protein MESTSEFFFIDNFLNNTWKNQSDHEERVYTNSTGSVQHQINSVLLGLLLGTVSLCTVIMNILVLYAVKKERTLHTVGNLYIVSLSVADLIVGATVMPLNLVYLLEDEWNLGHIVCQFWLVMDYVASTASIFSLFILCLDRYHSVRQPLRYLKYRTRGRASMMISGAWLLSMTWIIPILGWRTFSEADPKPETENKCDTDFRFVTWFKVLTAVLNFYVPSLLMLWFYTQIYLAVRRHYRQRDNINKAIRFSDKNGKTNTTREHSALPAYSNAEGSFDQYSLEQPYYSKQTIEEQIHENWEKKKSNQCCYQAALFTVPKCKKTPAEPSEDCSPSCPEDDPDPETPLKLSSLPIGILQSENDNVPTMLVSLNDCNLPVPNSIAGMCEITNLSDVQKYATVICTSDFSHAVASPWSEGPDPKLDSTSVLTLKQSWQKFCTQSKQCVQSLRMRKERKAAKQLGFIIAAFMVCWIPYFVIFMVMAFCKTCIHHDLHMFTIWLGYFNSTLNPFIYPLCNDNFKRIFKRILHIHL, encoded by the coding sequence ATGGAGAGCACATCTGAATTTTTCTTCATAGAcaattttttaaacaacacTTGGAAAAACCAGTCTGACCATGAAGAAAGAGTGTATACCAACTCAACCGGCTCTGTCCAGCATCAAATAAACAGTGTGCTCCTGGGTCTATTGCTTGGCACAGtgtcactgtgcactgtgaTCATGAACATCCTGGTACTTTATGCTGTGAAGAAGGAACGGACTTTGCACACAGTGGGAAACCTCTACATCGTTAGCCTCTCTGTGGCAGACCTGATTGTCGGGGCTACTGTGATGCCGCTAAACTTGGTCTACTTGCTGGAGGATGAATGGAATCTTGGGCACATAGTTTGTCAGTTTTGGCTGGTGATGGATTACGTTGCCAGTACAGCCTCTATTTTTAGCCTGTTTATTCTGTGTTTGGATCGGTACCATTCCGTGCGCCAGCCGCTTAGGTACCTAAAATACCGGACCAGGGGCAGGGCAAGTATGATGATCTCAGGCGCCTGGCTTCTGTCCATGACTTGGATCATCCCCATTCTGGGCTGGCGGACCTTCTCTGAAGCTGACCCAAaaccagaaacagaaaataaatgtgacacaGATTTTCGATTTGTCACATGGTTCAAAGTTCTGACAGCAGTCCTGAACTTCTATGTCCCCTCATTGTTAATGCTCTGGTTTTACACACAGATTTACTTGGCTGTGAGGCGCCATTACCGCCAGAGGGACAACATCAACAAAGCCATCCGTTTCTCTGACAAAAATGGAAAGACCAACACCACAAGGGAACACAGTGCCCTACCAGCTTATTCCAATGCTGAGGGTTCCTTTGATCAGTATAGCTTAGAACAACCGTATTATTCAAAGCAAACTATTGAAGAACAAATTCATGaaaactgggagaaaaaaaagtcaaatcagtGTTGCTACCAGGCAGCCTTATTCACTGTTCCAAAATGCAAGAAAACACCAGCAGAACCCTCTGAAGACTGCTCTCCTTCTTGTCCAGAAGATGATCCAGATCCAGAGACCCCTTTGAAGCTGTCATCTCTACCCATTGGCATCCTGCAGTCAGAAAATGACAACGTCCCAACAATGCTTGTGTCACTGAATGACTGCAACCTGCCAGTGCCAAATTCCATAGCCGGCATGTGTGAGATAACCAACTTATCTGATGTGCAGAAATATGCAACGGTTATTTGCACCAGTGACTTTTCCCATGCGGTGGCCTCGCCTTGGTCTGAAGGGCCTGACCCAAAGCTTGACTCAACCAGCGTGCTTACTCTGAAGCAGTCCTGGCAGAAGTTCTGCACGCAGTCAAAGCAGTGTGTCCAGAGCCTGCGCATGCGGAAAGAGCGGAAAGCCGCCAAGCAGCTGGGCTTCATCATCGCAGCCTTCATGGTCTGCTGGATCCCATACTTCGTCATCTTCATGGTGATGGCCTTCTGCAAGACCTGCATCCACCACGACCTTCACATGTTTACCATCTGGCTTGGCTACTTCAACTCCACACTGAACCCTTTCATCTACCCACTCTGCAATGACAATTTCAAACGGATTTTCAAACGCATACTCCACATTCACTTGTGA